In one window of Solanum pennellii chromosome 2, SPENNV200 DNA:
- the LOC107009200 gene encoding F-box protein SKIP14-like, with translation MAWNQGEGSSSGMKFDEGGGFSFNWEEEEFDETADLLPSDPFNMECRNQRTGFSTMTSWLEDFGFKIDENEVAKLDSFLIRKMGIHQGAGFQLIDGNCEPVGMIVREGLNGGHGLMDGDTIDNDQGRIKDHCGVNEGNPHQALLLSLGYLGLGDLFVVERVSKPLRDAVVGDPLLWKNINIVPPFCTNITNDILINLTNRAQGNLHSLSLFHCSKLTDAGLKHVLDRNPNLSKLNVQGCARLTADGMLSNLKVWKTAGKTRLKYLGIYGLSGLTDKHMDEFKLLTGVDNSKLPTTRKPRFFGGGRPRVIFDDDRDIDVEVCPICQRFELVYDCTSESCQKQQSSSQLCRGCVKCIKRCFDCGCCLINCDYEELFHFESLCLDCPIDPVGSQ, from the exons ATGGCCTGGAATCAAGGAGAGGGAAGCTCATCTGGGATGAAGTTCGATGAAGGGGGTGGATTCAGTTTTAATTGGGAAGAAGAGGAGTTCGATGAAACTGCTGATTTGTTGCCTTCGGATCCGTTTAATATGGAATGTAGGAACCAAAGGACGGGTTTTTCAACCATGACCAGTTGGTTAGAGGATTTTGGGTTTAAGATAGATGAGAATGAGGTTGCGAAACTTGATTCTTTCTTGATTCGCAAGATGGGAATTCATCAGGGTGCGGGTTTCCAGTTGATTGATGGGAATTGTGAACCAGTCGGGATGATTGTCAGAGAGGGGTTGAACGGTGGTCATGGTCTGATGGATGGTGATACAATAGATAATGATCAAGGGAGGATTAAAGATCATTGTGGTGTGAATGAGGGTAATCCTCATCAGGCGTTGTTGCTGTCCCTTGGTTATTTAGGCTTGGGGGACCTATTTGTAGTTGAAAGAGTAAGCAAGCCTTTACGGGATGCTGTTGTTGGAGATCCACTTTTATGGAAAAATATTAACATAGTTCCTCCATTTTGTACTAATATCACAAATGATATCCTTATAAACTTGACGAATAGGGCTCAGGGCAATCTTCATTCTCTCAGTCTATTTCACTGCTCAAAGCTCACCGATGCTGGTTTGAAGCATGTACTTGATAGGAATCCCAACCTGTCAAAG TTAAATGTCCAAGGATGTGCGAGACTCACAGCAGATGGTATGCTCTCTAACTTAAAAGTCTGGAAGACTGCTGGAAAAACTAGACTTAAATATTTAGGGATTTATGGATTGTCTGGCTTGACGGACAAGCACATGGATGAGTTCAAGCTCTTAACAGGTGTAGATAATAGCAAGCTGCCAACTACTCGTAAGCCACGATTTTTTGGTGGTGGCCGGCCGCGTGTCATTTTTGATGATGATCGTGATATTGACGTTGAAGTTTGCCCGATATGTCAGAGGTTTGAACTAGTATATGATTGCACTTCGGAGAGTTGCCAAAAGCAGCAATCTTCCTCTCAGTTGTGCAGGGGTTGTGTTAAATGCATTAAGCGATGTTTCGATTGTGGATGCTGCTTAATTAATTGTGATTACGAGGAGCTGTTCCATTTCGAGTCGCTTTGTTTAGATTGCCCGATAGATCCCGTGGGTTCGCAATAG
- the LOC107009199 gene encoding TLC domain-containing protein At5g14285 has translation MEAPILPFSSIPNLFSFFIFFLIIYLIAYFIIFPSWKPKLRPEASSCVISFFHGTPAVFLAVTSLLADSDRNFHSTNTPFQNMVLDYSIAYFLMDLTHYLIFYPSDVLFIGHHLATLFVFVTCRYMVYHGAYAILVLLILAEVTSFVQNTWTLASARKSDVEFAAKVYSVLSPPFYVFYSLVRGIAGPYFVYRMLSYYLSGAADNVIPRWIWVSWVFVVVTAISVSILWISNLWVELYKEMSRKFEKKVR, from the coding sequence ATGGAAGCTCCGATTCTTCCATTTTCCTCCATACCCAAtctcttctccttcttcatcttttttctcATAATTTACCTCATTGCCTACTTCATAATCTTCCCTTCATGGAAACCAAAACTCCGTCCAGAAGCTTCAAGCTGTGTTATCTCCTTCTTCCACGGCACACCCGCCGTATTCCTCGCCGTTACTTCTCTACTCGCCGACTCAGATCGTAATTTTCACTCTACCAACACCCCTTTTCAGAACATGGTCCTTGATTACAGCATAGCTTATTTCTTAATGGACCTAACCCACTACCTGATTTTCTACCCTAGTGATGTTCTCTTCATCGGACATCATCTTGCTACCCTCTTCGTTTTTGTTACGTGTAGGTATATGGTGTATCATGGGGCTTATGCGATTCTTGTGCTTTTGATTCTTGCGGAGGTTACTAGCTTTGTACAGAACACATGGACTCTTGCGAGTGCTAGGAAATCCGATGTGGAGTTTGCTGCCAAGGTCTATTCCGTGCTTTCGCCTCcgttttatgttttctattcaTTGGTGAGAGGTATTGCTGGGCCGTATTTTGTTTACAGGATGCTTTCGTATTATCTTAGTGGTGCTGCTGATAACGTAATACCGAGATGGATTTGGGTTTCTTGGgtatttgttgttgttactgcTATTTCTGTTAGCATATTGTGGATTTCAAATCTTTGGGTAGAATTGTATAAAGAAATGAGTaggaaatttgagaaaaaagttAGGTGA